A DNA window from Bacteroides cellulosilyticus contains the following coding sequences:
- a CDS encoding calcineurin-like phosphoesterase C-terminal domain-containing protein: protein MKHLLKYLFVCCVCAVNMGVMAQPVADVKGQVKCQGKGLSNVVVTNGFDCVLTDAEGRYVLPYHRDARFVYVTTPAGYLPQREKSLPHYYKRIESSVGSYDFTLTKNPKNDNKHICLVQSDVQVAKASDIEGYVKYLKDVRQFVDKQKNSDIFVLDCGDIVGNAPAIFPSYIQSSDILDLPFYRAVGNHDMEYGVRSYEHSYKTFEEYFGPVYYSFNRGKAHYIVLNNCFYINRHYRYIGYIDERTLQWIEKDLSFVPTDHLVFVAMHIPTSSTKELQFNALLPDETSNASSIYDLLAGYNAHIFTGHTHYNWNVVFNDKLMEHNTAAVCGTFWKAEICTDGTPSGYGVYEVDDNQVTWKYKSAGYPFDYQFRGYPVGSSEENPQDIIANVWNWDEQWKVEWYENGKCMGEMQRFEGYDPEAKIICSDKERVVYDWIMPIKTEHLFKATPQDKNAVVEVVVTDRFGNVYKQNIK from the coding sequence ATGAAACATTTATTGAAATATTTATTTGTCTGTTGTGTTTGTGCTGTTAACATGGGTGTGATGGCTCAGCCGGTTGCAGATGTTAAGGGACAGGTGAAATGTCAAGGTAAAGGGCTGTCCAATGTTGTGGTGACAAATGGTTTTGATTGTGTATTGACTGACGCGGAAGGTAGATATGTTTTGCCATATCACCGGGATGCACGTTTTGTCTATGTAACGACTCCGGCAGGTTATCTTCCTCAAAGAGAAAAGAGTCTTCCACATTATTATAAAAGAATAGAGAGTTCGGTGGGAAGCTATGATTTTACTTTGACGAAGAATCCGAAGAATGACAATAAACACATTTGCCTGGTACAGTCCGATGTGCAAGTAGCGAAGGCGAGTGATATTGAAGGATATGTGAAGTATCTGAAGGATGTTCGCCAGTTCGTTGATAAGCAGAAGAACAGTGATATTTTTGTGTTGGACTGCGGTGATATTGTGGGGAATGCTCCGGCTATATTTCCTTCTTATATCCAATCTTCCGATATTTTGGATCTTCCTTTCTATCGTGCTGTAGGTAATCACGATATGGAATATGGCGTACGCTCTTATGAACATTCCTATAAAACTTTTGAGGAATATTTCGGGCCTGTCTATTACTCGTTCAATCGTGGTAAGGCTCACTATATTGTACTGAACAACTGTTTCTATATCAATCGCCATTATCGCTATATCGGCTATATTGATGAACGTACTTTACAGTGGATTGAAAAAGACTTATCCTTTGTACCGACGGACCATCTGGTTTTTGTAGCCATGCACATTCCGACCAGCTCAACCAAGGAGTTGCAGTTCAATGCTTTACTTCCTGATGAGACAAGTAACGCCTCCAGCATATATGACCTTCTGGCTGGATATAACGCGCATATATTTACCGGTCACACTCATTACAACTGGAATGTTGTGTTCAATGATAAACTCATGGAACATAATACGGCTGCGGTTTGCGGTACTTTCTGGAAGGCTGAGATCTGTACTGACGGTACTCCGAGTGGATATGGAGTTTATGAAGTAGATGATAATCAGGTGACTTGGAAATATAAGAGTGCCGGATATCCGTTTGATTACCAGTTCAGAGGTTATCCGGTTGGTTCATCTGAAGAAAATCCGCAAGATATTATTGCTAATGTATGGAACTGGGATGAACAGTGGAAAGTGGAGTGGTATGAAAATGGCAAATGTATGGGTGAAATGCAGCGTTTTGAAGGATATGATCCGGAAGCTAAAATTATTTGCTCCGATAAAGAACGGGTAGTGTATGACTGGATTATGCCGATAAAAACAGAACATTTGTTTAAAGCGACTCCGCAAGATAAAAATGCAGTTGTTGAAGTTGTGGTGACTGACCGTTTCGGAAATGTATATAAGCAAAATATAAAATAA
- a CDS encoding DUF4434 domain-containing protein gives MKTSNRRDFLKKAALAGASALVAPGLLATEEKEVISFSSSPGGETDKFIIPKNDGLKITGTFLDEISHDIPHQNWSEREWEQDFRHMKSIGIDTVIMIRSGYRKFITYPSKYLLGKGCYMPSFDLVDMYLRLAEKYQMKFYFGLYDSGKYWDTGDLSWEIEDNKYVIDEVWKQYGEKYKSFGGWYISGEISRKTKGAIDAFRAMGKQCKDVSAGLPTFISPWIDGKKAVMGTDKLTKEDAVSVQEHEREWNEIFDGIHEVVDACAFQDGHIDYDELDAFFTVNKKLADKYGMKCWTNAETFDRDMPINFLPIKFDKLRMKLEAAKRAGYDKAITFEFSHFMSPQSAYLQAGHLYDRYKEYFNIK, from the coding sequence ATGAAAACAAGCAATCGCAGAGATTTTTTGAAAAAGGCCGCACTGGCAGGAGCTTCCGCCTTAGTAGCTCCTGGATTGCTGGCAACTGAAGAGAAAGAAGTGATATCTTTCTCTTCATCGCCCGGTGGTGAAACTGATAAATTTATTATTCCTAAGAATGATGGATTGAAAATAACAGGAACTTTCTTGGATGAAATTTCTCATGATATTCCTCATCAGAATTGGAGTGAAAGAGAGTGGGAGCAGGATTTTCGTCACATGAAAAGTATTGGGATTGATACTGTTATTATGATTCGTTCCGGTTATCGCAAGTTTATTACTTATCCTTCTAAATATTTGCTTGGTAAAGGATGCTATATGCCATCTTTCGACTTGGTAGATATGTATCTCCGTTTGGCGGAAAAATATCAGATGAAATTTTATTTCGGTTTGTATGATTCCGGGAAGTATTGGGATACGGGTGATTTATCTTGGGAGATTGAAGATAATAAATACGTTATTGATGAAGTTTGGAAGCAATACGGTGAAAAATACAAGAGTTTTGGCGGATGGTATATCAGTGGCGAGATCAGCCGTAAGACTAAAGGGGCTATTGATGCTTTCAGGGCAATGGGAAAACAATGCAAGGATGTCTCTGCAGGTCTTCCTACTTTTATTTCTCCTTGGATTGACGGAAAAAAGGCTGTGATGGGAACTGACAAGTTAACTAAAGAAGATGCAGTTTCAGTTCAGGAACATGAAAGAGAGTGGAATGAGATTTTTGATGGGATTCACGAGGTAGTTGATGCTTGTGCTTTTCAGGATGGGCACATTGACTATGATGAATTGGATGCTTTTTTTACAGTGAATAAAAAGCTGGCGGATAAATATGGTATGAAATGTTGGACGAATGCAGAAACATTTGACCGTGATATGCCAATCAACTTTTTACCGATAAAGTTTGATAAACTCCGAATGAAGTTGGAAGCTGCGAAGAGAGCCGGATATGATAAAGCCATAACGTTTGAATTTTCTCATTTTATGAGTCCGCAGTCTGCCTATCTGCAAGCCGGTCATTTGTATGATAGATATAAGGAATACTTTAATATCAAATAA
- a CDS encoding ROK family transcriptional regulator translates to MYQQFLKEIEMGSKNALIKKRIITYYIYNGSSTIPDLSKELDLSIPTVTKLIGEMFDEGYINDYGKLETSGGRHPHLYGLNPQSGYFIGVDIKKFSINIGLINFKGDMVDLKMDIPYNFENSLEGMNELCSLILNFIKKLSIDTEKILNINVNVSGRVNPESGYSFSQFNFEERPLADVLSERLGYTVTIDNDTRAMTYGEYMQGCVKGEKDIIFVNVSWGLGIGIIIDGKIYKGKSGFSGEFGHISTFDNEIICHCGKKGCLETEASGSALHRTLLERIKKGENSILSERINMENPLTLDEIIAAVNKEDVLCIEIVEEIGQKLGKQIAGLINIFNPELVIIGGTLSLTGDYITQPIKTAVRKYSLNLVNKDSVITTSKLKDKAGIVGACMLARSRMFEGAN, encoded by the coding sequence ATGTATCAGCAATTCCTAAAAGAAATAGAAATGGGGTCTAAAAATGCCCTTATAAAAAAAAGGATTATCACCTATTATATATATAATGGTAGTTCTACAATTCCTGATCTCTCTAAGGAGTTAGATCTGAGTATCCCTACTGTCACTAAATTAATAGGTGAAATGTTCGATGAAGGTTATATAAATGATTATGGGAAACTGGAAACAAGCGGAGGACGCCACCCGCATCTATACGGCTTGAATCCTCAATCCGGTTACTTTATTGGAGTAGATATAAAAAAATTCTCCATCAACATCGGATTAATCAATTTTAAAGGAGATATGGTAGATCTCAAAATGGATATTCCTTATAATTTTGAGAACTCTTTGGAAGGAATGAACGAGCTTTGTAGTCTTATTCTCAATTTCATCAAGAAACTTTCAATTGACACTGAAAAGATTCTTAATATCAATGTCAATGTATCAGGTCGGGTAAACCCAGAATCCGGATATAGTTTCAGCCAGTTTAATTTTGAAGAGCGTCCTCTTGCAGATGTATTAAGTGAAAGACTAGGATATACTGTCACAATCGACAATGATACACGAGCAATGACCTATGGAGAATATATGCAAGGATGCGTTAAAGGGGAAAAAGATATTATTTTCGTAAATGTCAGCTGGGGATTAGGAATCGGAATTATTATAGACGGAAAAATCTACAAAGGAAAATCTGGATTCTCAGGAGAATTTGGGCATATCAGCACATTTGATAATGAAATCATCTGCCACTGTGGAAAGAAAGGCTGTCTGGAAACAGAAGCTTCCGGCTCAGCATTACACCGTACTCTGCTGGAACGAATAAAGAAAGGAGAAAATTCTATTTTATCCGAACGGATTAACATGGAAAACCCATTAACATTAGATGAGATTATAGCAGCAGTAAACAAGGAAGATGTGCTATGCATTGAAATTGTCGAAGAAATCGGACAAAAATTAGGTAAACAAATTGCCGGTCTTATAAATATCTTTAATCCCGAGTTAGTAATAATCGGAGGAACATTATCTCTAACCGGAGACTACATTACGCAACCTATAAAAACAGCAGTACGGAAATACTCCTTAAACCTCGTGAATAAAGACTCAGTTATCACAACATCCAAGTTAAAAGATAAGGCCGGCATTGTAGGTGCATGCATGCTGGCACGAAGCCGAATGTTTGAAGGTGCTAATTAA
- a CDS encoding WbuC family cupin fold metalloprotein, with the protein MMKLISEELLDSVSQEARESSRLRMNYNFHESLDAPIQRLLNALEPGTYLPPHRHTDKEETYVVLRGSLLTFFYDDLGNVIEKVNLNPSAGVYGVEIPSGTWHSIIALEPGTVIFEIKSGPYKPLPPEDIAPWAPAPSDLEGAAVFMKRMLEV; encoded by the coding sequence ATGATGAAGTTGATTTCAGAAGAACTGTTGGATAGTGTGTCCCAGGAAGCGCGGGAGAGTTCTCGTTTGCGTATGAATTATAATTTTCATGAATCATTGGATGCACCTATCCAGCGCCTGCTTAATGCATTGGAGCCGGGAACGTATCTTCCTCCTCATCGTCACACTGATAAAGAGGAGACTTATGTGGTATTACGTGGAAGTCTGTTGACTTTCTTTTATGATGATTTAGGTAATGTAATAGAAAAAGTTAACCTAAATCCATCGGCTGGAGTTTATGGGGTGGAGATCCCTTCCGGTACTTGGCATAGTATTATTGCTTTAGAGCCAGGCACTGTGATTTTTGAAATCAAAAGTGGCCCTTATAAACCACTTCCTCCCGAAGATATTGCGCCATGGGCGCCTGCACCCTCCGACTTGGAAGGTGCGGCTGTGTTTATGAAACGAATGTTGGAGGTTTAA
- a CDS encoding UpxY family transcription antiterminator translates to MEKANNDMMMDENSRSWYVLYTAPRLERKLMQHLTVAGYKTYCPMQTIYVNWNGKTKEIIVPFFSGCVFVEGDLKDMTPVVASQKAAFLVNADGKELTIVSDKANLPGKFAQLLK, encoded by the coding sequence ATGGAAAAAGCAAACAACGATATGATGATGGATGAAAATTCGCGTAGCTGGTATGTATTGTACACAGCGCCAAGATTGGAACGTAAATTGATGCAACACCTTACTGTTGCCGGATATAAGACTTATTGTCCTATGCAAACAATTTATGTGAACTGGAATGGAAAAACAAAGGAAATTATTGTTCCTTTTTTCTCCGGTTGTGTTTTTGTAGAGGGAGATCTTAAGGATATGACCCCTGTTGTAGCTTCTCAAAAAGCGGCATTTTTAGTGAATGCTGATGGCAAAGAGCTTACTATAGTATCTGATAAGGCAAACCTTCCAGGAAAGTTTGCCCAATTATTGAAGTAA
- a CDS encoding Wzz/FepE/Etk N-terminal domain-containing protein, producing the protein MSEEKKLNTLPQQPEEQEIDLIELAKKVWAERKLVFKACGYAALVGLVVAFSIPREYSTSVTLAPESTGKTSGGSMGALAAMAGINMGSSVGEDALYPDLYPDIVSSTPFLTELFDVKVKDDKEKVDTTLYVYLDEHQRAPWWGAIISAPFKVLGWTISLFKDDEVEGTGTLDPFRLTKDEADIAEALSKRIAVSVDKKTGVTTLTVTMQDPLISASLTDTVMHRLQNYITEYRTNKARHDLAFTEKLYTEAKANYTDAQSKYASFVDANQNIILLSYRAEQERLQNEMSLAYNVYTQVAQQLQMAKAKVQEITPVYTVVQPATVPLRPSKPSKPMILIGFVFLAGVGSVGWILFIKDLLKGWKKQTTI; encoded by the coding sequence ATGAGTGAAGAAAAAAAACTGAATACACTTCCTCAACAACCAGAGGAACAGGAAATAGACTTGATTGAACTTGCCAAGAAAGTTTGGGCAGAGCGAAAATTGGTTTTTAAAGCGTGTGGATATGCAGCGTTAGTAGGATTGGTTGTTGCATTTAGCATTCCTAGAGAATATTCCACTAGCGTAACGTTAGCACCAGAAAGCACTGGGAAAACTTCAGGAGGTAGCATGGGAGCTTTGGCGGCTATGGCTGGAATCAATATGGGGTCTTCTGTTGGAGAAGATGCTCTTTATCCGGATCTTTATCCGGATATCGTAAGTTCTACCCCGTTTCTGACTGAGTTGTTTGATGTAAAGGTCAAAGATGATAAAGAAAAGGTAGATACTACGCTGTATGTTTACTTGGACGAACATCAGCGTGCTCCTTGGTGGGGTGCTATTATTTCTGCTCCTTTTAAAGTTTTGGGTTGGACCATCTCTTTATTTAAGGATGATGAAGTAGAAGGAACTGGTACATTGGATCCTTTTAGATTAACAAAAGACGAAGCAGACATTGCTGAAGCGCTAAGTAAACGTATAGCTGTCTCTGTTGATAAGAAGACAGGTGTTACTACCTTGACGGTAACAATGCAGGATCCTTTAATTTCTGCTTCATTAACCGATACAGTAATGCACCGCCTTCAGAATTATATAACTGAATATCGAACTAATAAAGCTCGTCATGATTTGGCTTTTACCGAGAAATTATATACAGAAGCAAAAGCTAATTATACGGATGCCCAAAGTAAGTATGCATCTTTTGTAGATGCAAATCAAAATATTATTTTGTTAAGTTATCGTGCTGAGCAGGAGCGTTTGCAAAATGAGATGAGTTTAGCATATAATGTATATACTCAAGTTGCCCAACAGTTACAGATGGCAAAAGCTAAAGTACAAGAAATTACTCCGGTATATACTGTTGTTCAGCCAGCGACGGTTCCTTTGCGTCCGTCTAAGCCTAGCAAGCCTATGATTCTGATAGGTTTCGTATTTTTGGCTGGTGTCGGTAGTGTTGGATGGATATTGTTTATAAAGGATTTATTAAAAGGATGGAAAAAGCAAACAACGATATGA
- a CDS encoding SLBB domain-containing protein, with product MRRLIALFFSIFILVGGVMAQQMSDDQVVQYVKEAQRTGKSQKQMTTELLRRGVTKEQVARIQKKYAEHSTAADGVENKPSQLRERTSLMTDGKAIRGTSYEEAELEEQKEIIDLKRDAKATPEAPGSNIFGHSLFSSRNLSFEPSANLATPVNYRLGPGDEVIIDIWGASENTIRQTISPEGTILVRGLGPVHLSGMTVKEANSFLQREFSKIYSGISGTEPNSEIKLTLGDIRTIQINIMGEVSVPGTYTLSAFSTVFHALYRAGGVNRIGSLRSIKVVRDGKTFADLDVYDFIMKGKMKDDIRLQEGDVIIVDPYQSLVEIVGKVKRPMFYEMKPTETVATILNYAGGFTGDAYKKAIRLVRKSGREHQVFNVDEMDYSVFRLDDGDMITIDAVLDRFENRVEVRGAVYRAGLYQLDGTVNTVKQLIKKAEGLRGDAFLNRVIIDREHEDLSHEIIAIDLGGLLNGTIADIPLQKNDILYIPSITDLKEEETVAIYGEVANPGTFLFSKNMTIEDLLVQAGGLLEEAATTRVEVTRRIKDPKSTSFSSVLGKTFTFDIKDGFIVGGNAENFYLEPFDAVYIRRSPAYRRQQNVVVAGEVLFSGSYSLLKKNERLSDLVSKAGGVTPDAYVKGARLIRKLSDEERRRQNDAIRMAQNGEGKDSISIQKLNLSETYTVGIDLEKALANPKSDFDLVLREGDVLYIPEYVNTVKISGSVMYPNTVVYQKGKNLKFYINQAGGYGNMAKKKKVYVVYMNGTVSRLKARNASAIEPGCEIIVPSKAEKKHMAMAEILGISSTTATIAAMVATMANAFK from the coding sequence ATGCGTAGATTAATAGCACTATTCTTTTCAATCTTCATCCTCGTAGGGGGCGTTATGGCCCAGCAAATGTCGGATGATCAGGTGGTTCAATATGTGAAAGAAGCACAGAGAACTGGCAAATCGCAAAAGCAAATGACTACTGAGCTATTGCGTAGAGGAGTAACCAAAGAACAGGTTGCTCGTATACAAAAAAAATATGCCGAGCATAGTACTGCTGCAGATGGAGTGGAAAACAAACCCTCTCAACTTCGTGAACGTACTTCTTTAATGACAGACGGGAAAGCTATTAGAGGTACTTCTTATGAAGAAGCAGAATTAGAAGAACAGAAAGAAATAATTGATTTAAAACGTGATGCGAAAGCTACTCCTGAAGCACCGGGAAGCAATATTTTTGGTCATAGTTTATTTTCTAGTAGAAACCTTTCTTTTGAGCCGAGTGCAAATTTGGCTACTCCGGTAAATTACCGTTTAGGCCCGGGTGATGAAGTTATTATAGATATCTGGGGGGCTTCAGAAAATACAATCCGTCAGACGATTTCTCCGGAAGGAACTATCTTAGTTCGTGGTTTAGGTCCCGTTCATCTTAGTGGTATGACTGTAAAAGAGGCGAATTCTTTTTTGCAGCGTGAGTTTTCTAAGATCTATTCGGGAATTTCAGGTACGGAACCCAATTCTGAGATAAAATTGACATTGGGTGACATTCGTACGATACAAATTAATATTATGGGTGAGGTTTCTGTGCCGGGAACTTATACCTTATCTGCATTTTCCACTGTATTCCATGCTTTATATCGTGCTGGTGGTGTGAACCGTATCGGTAGTTTACGTAGTATTAAAGTGGTACGTGATGGTAAAACCTTTGCTGATCTGGATGTTTACGACTTTATAATGAAAGGTAAAATGAAGGATGATATACGCCTTCAGGAAGGTGACGTGATCATTGTAGATCCTTATCAGTCTTTGGTTGAGATTGTGGGTAAAGTCAAAAGACCGATGTTTTATGAGATGAAACCTACAGAGACTGTTGCTACCATATTAAATTATGCAGGTGGTTTTACTGGTGATGCTTATAAAAAAGCCATTCGTCTTGTGCGTAAGAGCGGACGTGAACATCAGGTCTTTAATGTAGATGAAATGGATTACTCTGTTTTCCGTTTGGATGATGGAGATATGATTACGATAGATGCTGTACTGGATCGTTTCGAAAATCGCGTAGAAGTTCGTGGGGCTGTTTATCGTGCCGGTTTATATCAACTAGACGGTACAGTAAATACGGTGAAACAATTAATAAAGAAAGCTGAAGGATTGCGTGGAGATGCTTTTCTGAATAGAGTAATTATAGACAGAGAGCATGAAGACCTGTCTCATGAAATTATTGCTATTGATTTAGGAGGATTATTAAACGGGACGATTGCTGATATTCCTTTGCAGAAAAATGATATCCTGTATATCCCAAGTATTACTGATTTGAAAGAAGAAGAAACGGTTGCAATTTATGGTGAAGTTGCTAATCCGGGTACTTTCCTTTTTTCTAAGAATATGACTATTGAAGATTTACTTGTTCAGGCGGGTGGCTTGTTAGAAGAAGCAGCTACAACGAGGGTTGAGGTAACTCGTCGTATTAAAGATCCTAAGAGCACTTCATTCAGTAGTGTTTTGGGTAAAACATTTACTTTTGATATAAAAGATGGTTTTATTGTTGGAGGAAATGCGGAGAACTTCTATTTAGAACCCTTTGATGCTGTTTATATTCGTAGAAGTCCAGCTTATCGTAGGCAACAGAATGTGGTTGTTGCTGGTGAAGTACTTTTCTCTGGTAGCTATTCTCTATTGAAGAAGAATGAGCGCTTGTCTGACTTGGTTAGCAAGGCTGGTGGTGTAACTCCGGATGCTTATGTAAAAGGAGCTCGTTTAATCCGTAAATTGTCCGATGAGGAAAGACGTCGTCAGAATGACGCTATCCGTATGGCTCAGAATGGTGAGGGAAAGGATTCCATATCTATACAGAAATTAAATCTGTCAGAGACCTATACTGTAGGTATTGATCTGGAGAAAGCTTTAGCCAATCCAAAGTCTGATTTTGATTTGGTTTTGCGTGAGGGAGATGTACTGTATATTCCGGAATATGTGAATACTGTGAAAATTAGTGGTTCGGTCATGTATCCTAATACCGTAGTGTATCAGAAGGGAAAGAATCTGAAATTCTACATTAATCAAGCGGGTGGTTATGGCAATATGGCAAAGAAGAAGAAAGTTTATGTAGTTTACATGAATGGTACGGTATCTCGTCTGAAGGCAAGAAATGCCAGTGCTATAGAACCGGGATGTGAAATTATCGTTCCCAGCAAGGCTGAAAAGAAACATATGGCGATGGCTGAAATTTTGGGTATTAGTAGTACAACTGCTACAATTGCAGCAATGGTAGCAACTATGGCTAACGCTTTTAAGTAA
- a CDS encoding polysaccharide biosynthesis protein → MNLKIYYKNLSSRIASKWTILAIDICLVMISMLLACILQLGVSSIIYKMSLYVWMIFFSLFCNLCFFSVFHTYVGVIRFSSFVDIYRVFISLTLSYGVLGVGNFCWSAFGLGETLPSGIIFIAYILNFIFMACLRILVKMLHEALSFDIRHCVNVFIYGFRGTGVNIAKSMRVNRNNHYRVCGFISDEPWMIGKHTMGCRVYANDKMLFEHLKRKNVRTIIASPDKLVDLEQSGIVAQMLAQDIHVMTVPPLSDCLDDGIIKDIHIEDWLRREPIQVDIRKIAAYVEGHRILITGAAGTVGQEIVRQLAALNPYQLILVDQAESPLYDIQLELSDHWKNLEVRVLVADVTNYTRMEAIFRECMPQLVFHAAAYKHVAMLEDYASEAIQVNVLGTKTVADLSVKYKIKKCMIISTDHAFCPVHAMGYSKCLAEMYVQGLSRKVVQENSLTKLFVVRFSDVYPDAPRSLMTVSEACQLILETGNLGENGEIYVFEDDAVEDTLPTSYEKIKKSKGYFIDYTMICEQINTLTENNCMQDSAVIINKMKKIISYFSESCVDA, encoded by the coding sequence ATGAATTTGAAGATATATTATAAGAATCTTTCATCCCGTATTGCCTCCAAGTGGACTATATTGGCTATTGATATTTGTTTGGTAATGATTTCCATGCTTTTAGCATGTATCCTTCAACTCGGGGTGTCTTCTATAATATATAAGATGTCATTGTATGTGTGGATGATTTTTTTCTCTTTGTTTTGTAATCTGTGTTTCTTTTCTGTCTTTCATACATATGTTGGAGTTATTCGTTTTTCTTCGTTTGTGGATATCTATAGAGTGTTTATATCTCTTACATTGAGCTATGGAGTACTGGGGGTAGGAAATTTTTGCTGGTCAGCTTTTGGTTTGGGAGAAACATTACCCAGTGGAATAATTTTTATAGCATATATTCTTAACTTCATATTCATGGCATGTCTGCGCATTTTGGTGAAAATGTTGCATGAAGCTTTGTCTTTTGATATTCGGCATTGTGTGAATGTGTTTATTTATGGCTTTCGTGGAACTGGAGTGAATATAGCAAAATCTATGCGTGTAAATAGGAATAATCATTATCGTGTATGTGGTTTTATTTCTGATGAGCCGTGGATGATAGGCAAACACACTATGGGATGTAGGGTATATGCTAATGATAAGATGTTATTTGAACACTTAAAAAGGAAGAATGTACGTACGATTATTGCTTCACCTGATAAATTGGTGGATTTGGAACAGTCTGGTATAGTAGCACAAATGTTAGCTCAGGATATCCATGTGATGACAGTGCCTCCCTTGAGCGATTGTTTGGATGATGGAATTATAAAAGATATCCATATAGAAGATTGGCTTCGTCGTGAACCAATTCAGGTTGATATCCGTAAGATAGCGGCTTATGTTGAGGGACATCGAATATTGATAACCGGTGCTGCTGGTACTGTAGGGCAGGAAATCGTTCGCCAGTTGGCGGCGCTAAATCCATATCAGTTGATATTGGTTGATCAGGCTGAATCTCCTTTGTACGATATTCAATTGGAATTGTCTGACCATTGGAAAAATCTCGAAGTACGGGTATTAGTAGCAGATGTTACAAATTATACTCGTATGGAGGCTATTTTCAGAGAGTGTATGCCGCAGTTAGTCTTTCATGCTGCAGCATATAAACACGTTGCCATGCTTGAAGATTATGCTTCTGAAGCTATACAGGTGAATGTTTTAGGGACAAAGACTGTTGCAGATTTGTCTGTAAAATACAAAATTAAGAAATGTATGATAATTTCTACAGATCATGCTTTCTGTCCGGTGCATGCTATGGGGTATAGTAAATGTTTGGCTGAAATGTATGTACAGGGATTATCTCGCAAAGTAGTGCAGGAAAATAGTCTTACTAAATTATTTGTAGTTCGCTTCAGTGATGTATATCCTGATGCCCCTCGCAGTTTAATGACTGTATCGGAAGCTTGTCAGTTGATATTGGAAACGGGGAATTTGGGTGAGAATGGTGAAATCTATGTGTTTGAAGATGATGCAGTAGAAGATACGCTGCCTACCAGCTATGAAAAAATAAAGAAAAGCAAAGGATATTTCATTGATTATACTATGATTTGCGAGCAGATTAATACTTTAACGGAAAATAATTGCATGCAGGATTCAGCGGTAATAATTAACAAAATGAAAAAAATAATCTCATATTTTTCTGAGTCCTGTGTGGATGCCTGA